A portion of the Achromobacter sp. MFA1 R4 genome contains these proteins:
- a CDS encoding DUF3649 domain-containing protein has translation MMRYRFAVLSRATAAILGGYALASAAAACLAVWLPLGRADAVTAAQMLSFVVYACGVIWVFATRNAWRAWAGILGPAALLGGLFLAHRLAAAA, from the coding sequence ATGATGCGCTACCGATTCGCCGTTCTTTCCCGCGCGACGGCCGCCATCCTGGGCGGCTATGCCCTGGCCTCGGCGGCGGCGGCCTGCCTGGCGGTCTGGCTGCCGCTGGGACGGGCGGACGCCGTGACTGCGGCGCAGATGCTGTCCTTCGTGGTCTACGCCTGCGGCGTGATCTGGGTGTTCGCGACACGCAACGCCTGGCGCGCCTGGGCCGGCATCCTGGGCCCGGCCGCGCTGCTGGGCGGACTGTTCCTGGCCCATCGTCTGGCGGCGGCCGCATGA
- a CDS encoding TonB-dependent siderophore receptor, which produces MLAATCAGALVAGAPAAWAQSTPAAAPATVNAQRTFQIPAGPLADVLTQFARSAGVVLSFDPALVRGRRSEGLDGAYTVGAGFARILAGSGLQARARSGNAWTLAPAPVSTGDAHTLAPVTVTGLSDSAYAPTVGYVATASASATKTDTPLIETPQSVSVITREQITEQGAQTLNQVLRYTAGVATESRGATATRLDQFTVRGFSASTYLDGLRVFGGRDALPQVDAFRLERVDVLKGPASVMYGQGGPGGVVNQVSKRPLDEPLREVGLQVGNYDFRRANVDFGGPIDEEGKFLYRLVGSGYMSDGQVRDTKERRYFVSPAFAWKPNADTSLTILTNFQHDPDMGSYGALPAMRTLLRAPDGFQLPADYYDGDANFEKSDRKSYSLGYILDHRFNDTFKASQSLRWTHSDAKYRSVYGAMTNYYGYTDSSYLYHQRASIATDVDVGALTLDNNLQARFDTGRIGHNVLVGFDYQHVKTDTLSGFGSAPPLYVKNPDNFQNIPVPAFSSDASTTQYQTGVYFQDQIRIDRLSFLLGGRYDWSRNVGETKAIASGRVTPSALNAEAFSGRFGAIYNFDNGVAPYFSYSESFEPQSGTGWNNTPFKPIEGKQYEVGIKYQPPGSATMLTFAAFDIRRENMTTTDPDPTHLCGTAGGRCSIQAGELRTQGIELEAKTEPMRGLSLIAAYSLMNNEYTKAYPNASGFDLTGKTPVALPSQQASAWARYQLQEGPLAGLGVGGGVRYIGSSYANEANTMKVPKVTLVDLMLDYDLGRASPALKGMQVALNVQNLFDKEYVASCSGDSWCWFGYQRSIKASLRYRW; this is translated from the coding sequence ATGCTGGCCGCCACCTGCGCGGGCGCGCTGGTCGCCGGCGCGCCGGCGGCCTGGGCGCAGTCCACGCCGGCCGCGGCGCCCGCCACCGTCAACGCGCAACGCACTTTTCAGATTCCGGCCGGGCCGCTGGCCGATGTGCTGACGCAGTTCGCGCGCAGCGCGGGGGTGGTGCTTTCGTTCGATCCGGCGCTGGTCCGGGGCCGGCGTTCGGAAGGGCTGGACGGCGCCTACACGGTGGGCGCGGGCTTTGCGCGCATCCTGGCGGGCAGCGGCCTGCAGGCGCGCGCGCGGTCGGGCAATGCCTGGACCCTGGCGCCCGCGCCGGTCTCTACCGGCGATGCGCACACGCTGGCGCCCGTGACGGTCACGGGCCTGTCGGACAGCGCCTACGCGCCCACGGTGGGATACGTGGCCACCGCCAGCGCCAGCGCCACCAAGACCGATACGCCGCTGATCGAGACGCCCCAGTCGGTGTCGGTGATCACGCGCGAACAGATCACCGAGCAGGGCGCGCAGACGCTGAACCAGGTGCTGCGCTACACCGCCGGCGTGGCCACGGAGTCGCGCGGCGCCACGGCGACGCGCCTGGACCAGTTCACCGTGCGCGGGTTTTCGGCGTCCACCTACCTGGACGGGCTGCGCGTGTTCGGCGGCCGCGATGCGCTGCCGCAGGTGGACGCCTTCCGCCTGGAACGCGTGGACGTGCTCAAGGGGCCGGCGTCGGTCATGTACGGGCAGGGCGGCCCCGGCGGCGTGGTGAACCAGGTCAGCAAGCGGCCGCTGGACGAGCCGCTGCGCGAAGTGGGGCTGCAGGTCGGCAACTACGATTTCCGCCGCGCGAACGTGGACTTCGGCGGCCCCATCGATGAAGAAGGCAAGTTCCTCTACCGCCTGGTGGGTTCGGGCTACATGTCCGACGGCCAGGTGCGGGACACGAAGGAGCGCCGCTATTTCGTGTCGCCGGCATTCGCCTGGAAGCCCAATGCCGATACCTCGCTGACGATCCTTACGAATTTCCAGCACGATCCCGACATGGGTTCGTACGGCGCCTTGCCGGCCATGCGCACCCTGCTGCGCGCGCCCGATGGCTTCCAGCTGCCGGCGGACTACTACGACGGCGACGCCAACTTCGAGAAAAGCGACCGCAAGAGCTATTCGCTGGGCTATATCCTGGATCATCGCTTCAACGACACCTTCAAGGCGTCGCAAAGCCTGCGCTGGACGCATTCGGACGCGAAGTACCGCAGCGTCTACGGCGCGATGACCAACTACTACGGCTACACGGACAGCAGCTATCTGTACCACCAGCGGGCGTCGATCGCGACGGACGTGGACGTGGGCGCGCTGACCCTGGACAACAACCTGCAGGCGCGGTTCGACACCGGCAGGATCGGCCACAACGTGCTGGTGGGCTTTGACTACCAGCACGTCAAGACCGACACGCTGTCGGGCTTTGGCTCGGCGCCGCCGCTGTATGTGAAGAACCCGGACAATTTCCAGAACATTCCGGTGCCGGCGTTCTCCAGCGACGCCTCCACCACGCAGTACCAGACCGGCGTGTACTTCCAGGACCAGATCCGGATCGACCGCCTGTCGTTCCTCCTGGGCGGGCGCTATGACTGGTCGCGCAACGTGGGCGAGACGAAGGCCATCGCCTCGGGCCGCGTCACGCCGTCGGCGCTGAACGCGGAAGCGTTCTCGGGCCGGTTCGGCGCGATCTACAACTTCGACAACGGCGTGGCGCCGTACTTCAGCTATTCGGAATCGTTCGAGCCGCAGTCCGGCACGGGGTGGAACAACACGCCGTTCAAGCCGATCGAGGGCAAGCAGTACGAAGTGGGCATCAAGTACCAGCCGCCGGGTTCGGCCACGATGCTGACCTTCGCGGCCTTCGATATCCGGCGCGAGAACATGACCACCACCGATCCCGATCCGACGCACCTGTGCGGCACGGCGGGCGGCCGCTGCTCGATCCAGGCGGGCGAGCTGCGCACGCAGGGCATCGAACTGGAGGCCAAGACCGAGCCGATGCGCGGCCTGTCGCTGATCGCCGCGTATTCGCTCATGAACAACGAATACACCAAGGCTTATCCGAACGCGTCCGGCTTTGACCTGACCGGCAAGACGCCCGTCGCGCTGCCGTCGCAGCAGGCGTCGGCGTGGGCGCGCTACCAGCTGCAGGAAGGGCCGCTCGCCGGCCTGGGCGTGGGCGGTGGCGTGCGCTATATCGGGTCGTCCTACGCCAACGAGGCCAACACCATGAAGGTGCCGAAGGTCACGCTGGTCGACCTGATGCTGGACTACGACCTGGGCCGCGCGTCGCCCGCGCTCAAGGGCATGCAGGTCGCGCTGAACGTGCAGAACCTGTTCGACAAAGAATACGTCGCCTCGTGCTCGGGCGATTCGTGGTGCTGGTTCGGCTACCAGCGCTCCATCAAGGCCAGCTTGCGGTATCGCTGGTAA
- a CDS encoding PepSY domain-containing protein: protein MKAAQPKAPGEEGLRQSMSWLHTWAGLIFGWVLFAMFLTGSLAFFRPEITRWMQPEIQVQPAPAVQAVETAQRYLADHAPDARRWFITPPSDREPLIQLLYQTPKPKPGERGFVRVKLDPATGQAVTARQTRGGDFFYRFHFELETAFPWGRWLASIAGMFMLVAIISGIITHKKIFADFFTFRPKKGGQRAWMDGHNVLSVLGLPFHLMITFSGLVLFMVMLMPAGILAVYDTPRAYTNEVFKSSQVTPPQNRPAPLVAIAPLVEQAQQHWQGRLGRVTVNNPGDAGATITLVRSVSDGVSYGLLAPYMRFDGATGALQEAQDERSATAATAGVITGLHLGLFAEPVLRWLYFLVSLAGTAMVATGLVLWIAKRRQKARPGDAREAFSLRLVDGLNAGTIAGVVFGVAAVFLANRLLPADMPGRQVWEVRAFFLAWGGSLVYAFLFPRRKWRDLLAVAAAALALVPVVNALTTNRHLGVSLPQGDWVMAGFDLTCLASALVFGWMARRAAMARQAPTRTAGKPRAARSETVKAAVAAASPAATPAATPAASSTAAVFPAPHEPAVPAARPQTPLEPRGETP from the coding sequence ATGAAGGCCGCCCAGCCCAAGGCGCCCGGCGAAGAGGGCCTGCGCCAGTCCATGTCCTGGCTGCACACGTGGGCGGGCCTCATCTTCGGCTGGGTGCTGTTCGCCATGTTCCTGACCGGCTCGCTGGCCTTTTTCCGGCCCGAGATCACGCGCTGGATGCAGCCCGAGATCCAGGTGCAGCCAGCGCCCGCCGTCCAGGCGGTCGAGACGGCGCAGCGCTATCTGGCGGACCATGCGCCCGACGCCAGGCGCTGGTTCATCACGCCGCCCTCGGATCGCGAGCCGCTCATCCAGTTGCTATATCAGACGCCCAAGCCCAAGCCGGGCGAACGCGGCTTCGTGCGCGTGAAGCTGGACCCGGCCACCGGCCAGGCCGTGACGGCGCGGCAGACGCGCGGCGGCGACTTCTTCTACCGCTTTCATTTCGAGCTGGAAACCGCGTTTCCGTGGGGACGCTGGCTGGCCAGCATCGCGGGCATGTTCATGCTGGTGGCGATCATCAGCGGCATCATCACGCACAAGAAGATCTTCGCCGACTTCTTCACCTTCCGCCCGAAAAAGGGCGGCCAGCGCGCCTGGATGGATGGCCATAACGTGTTGTCGGTGCTCGGCCTGCCGTTCCACCTGATGATCACGTTCAGCGGCCTGGTGCTCTTCATGGTGATGCTGATGCCCGCGGGCATCCTGGCCGTGTACGACACGCCGCGCGCCTATACGAACGAGGTCTTCAAATCCTCCCAGGTCACGCCGCCGCAGAACCGGCCCGCGCCGTTGGTTGCCATCGCCCCGCTGGTGGAACAGGCGCAGCAGCATTGGCAGGGACGGCTCGGCCGCGTGACCGTCAATAACCCGGGCGACGCGGGCGCCACCATCACGCTCGTGCGCAGCGTGAGCGACGGGGTGTCGTACGGCCTGTTGGCGCCCTATATGCGTTTTGACGGCGCCACGGGCGCGCTCCAGGAAGCCCAGGACGAACGCAGCGCCACCGCGGCGACGGCGGGCGTGATCACCGGCCTGCATCTGGGCCTGTTCGCCGAACCCGTGCTGCGCTGGTTGTATTTCCTGGTCAGCCTGGCCGGCACGGCCATGGTGGCGACGGGCCTGGTGCTGTGGATCGCCAAGCGTCGCCAGAAGGCGCGGCCGGGCGACGCGCGAGAAGCGTTCTCGCTGCGCCTGGTGGATGGCCTGAACGCGGGCACCATCGCCGGCGTCGTGTTCGGCGTGGCCGCGGTGTTCCTGGCCAACCGGCTGCTGCCGGCCGACATGCCTGGCCGCCAGGTCTGGGAGGTTCGTGCTTTTTTCCTGGCCTGGGGCGGGTCCCTGGTCTACGCCTTCCTGTTCCCGCGCCGCAAGTGGCGCGACCTGCTGGCCGTTGCCGCGGCCGCGCTGGCCCTGGTGCCGGTGGTCAATGCGCTGACCACGAACCGGCATCTGGGCGTCTCCCTGCCGCAAGGCGACTGGGTGATGGCGGGTTTTGACCTGACCTGCCTGGCGAGCGCCCTGGTGTTCGGCTGGATGGCGCGCAGGGCCGCCATGGCGCGCCAGGCGCCCACCCGGACGGCGGGCAAGCCGCGCGCCGCGCGCAGCGAGACGGTCAAGGCCGCCGTTGCCGCCGCATCTCCTGCTGCGACTCCTGCTGCGACCCCTGCTGCTTCCTCCACAGCCGCCGTTTTCCCCGCCCCGCACGAACCGGCCGTCCCGGCTGCGCGGCCGCAGACCCCACTTGAACCGCGAGGTGAGACGCCATGA
- a CDS encoding ATP-dependent DNA helicase, translating into MLDLDISEFFDDDGPLATAMPGYKPRPSQVELSQAIGQAIQDRATLVAEAGTGIGKTWAYLVPAFIQGGKVLISTGTRTLQDQLYTRDLPRVRAALGAPVTAALLKGRGNYVCHYHLERLQGDERALKSRTEIQQLRQIQVFAGISKTGDRGDLAQVPEDADIWQRVTSTRENCLGQECPRIRDCFVVKARRQAQEADVVVVNHALFMADLMLREEGVTDLLPEADTVIFDEAHQLPDTATRFLGSSVSTHQLMDFGRALEVAGLAYAREAAKWSDVSRHLETAARELRLVCAPLDKMPGRKATFEAIPNPEEFDEALLALREAVDGATKALGAVAEKHPDLLTAARMGAEISVKLKRWATPGRGGAALDDEGWGRDDQAPAQDALGDGPSTPAALLEGAALAEQWTGPAVRWVEHGLHHVRLHSAPLSVAQAFSKFRKPGQAWIMTSATLSVNGEFTHFTSQLGLDRARTGKWESPFDYPEQALLFVPRGMPEPQSPQFLDRFVQTLMPLLEASPGGTLVLCTTLRAVDKVANLLADAFDDAGHDWPLLKQGEGTRRDLLDRFCKLTHPVLVGSASFWEGIDLPGDVLTLVAIDKLPFAPPDDPVIEARLRACRAQGGNPFAEYQLPEAAISLKQGAGRLIRTESDWGVLMVGDARLVEKPYGKRLWRGLPPFARTRELEEVLAFYRRKRGSDDA; encoded by the coding sequence ATGCTGGACCTGGACATTTCCGAATTCTTCGACGACGACGGGCCGCTGGCCACCGCCATGCCCGGCTACAAGCCGCGTCCCTCGCAGGTGGAGCTGTCGCAGGCCATCGGCCAGGCCATCCAGGACCGCGCCACGCTGGTGGCCGAGGCCGGGACCGGCATCGGCAAGACCTGGGCCTATCTTGTACCCGCGTTCATCCAGGGCGGCAAGGTGCTGATCTCCACCGGCACGCGCACCCTGCAGGATCAGCTCTACACGCGCGATCTGCCGCGCGTGCGCGCGGCGCTGGGCGCGCCCGTGACCGCCGCGCTGCTCAAGGGCCGCGGCAATTACGTGTGCCACTATCACCTCGAACGCCTGCAGGGCGACGAGCGCGCGCTGAAGTCGCGCACCGAGATCCAGCAACTGCGCCAGATCCAGGTGTTCGCGGGCATTTCTAAGACCGGCGACCGCGGCGACCTCGCGCAGGTGCCGGAAGACGCCGACATCTGGCAGCGCGTGACCTCCACGCGCGAGAACTGCCTGGGCCAGGAGTGTCCGCGCATCCGCGATTGCTTCGTGGTCAAGGCGCGCCGCCAGGCACAGGAGGCCGACGTGGTGGTCGTCAACCACGCGCTCTTCATGGCCGACCTGATGCTGCGCGAAGAAGGCGTGACCGACCTGCTGCCCGAAGCCGACACCGTCATCTTCGACGAAGCGCACCAATTGCCCGACACCGCCACGCGCTTTCTGGGCAGCAGCGTGTCCACGCACCAGTTGATGGACTTCGGCCGCGCCCTCGAAGTGGCGGGGCTGGCCTATGCGCGCGAAGCGGCCAAATGGAGCGACGTCAGCCGCCACCTGGAAACCGCCGCGCGCGAATTGCGCCTGGTCTGCGCGCCGCTGGACAAGATGCCGGGCCGCAAGGCCACCTTCGAGGCCATCCCCAATCCCGAGGAATTCGACGAGGCGCTGCTGGCGCTGCGCGAAGCCGTGGACGGCGCCACCAAGGCGCTGGGCGCGGTGGCCGAAAAACACCCCGACCTGCTCACGGCCGCGCGCATGGGCGCCGAAATCTCGGTCAAGCTCAAGCGCTGGGCGACGCCCGGACGCGGCGGCGCCGCGCTGGACGACGAAGGCTGGGGCCGTGACGACCAGGCGCCCGCGCAGGACGCGCTGGGCGACGGGCCGTCCACGCCGGCCGCCCTGCTGGAAGGCGCCGCGCTGGCCGAGCAATGGACCGGCCCGGCGGTGCGCTGGGTCGAGCACGGCCTGCATCACGTGCGCCTGCACTCGGCGCCGCTGTCGGTGGCGCAGGCCTTCTCCAAGTTCCGCAAGCCTGGCCAGGCCTGGATCATGACCTCGGCCACGCTGTCGGTGAATGGCGAATTCACGCACTTCACCAGCCAGCTCGGCCTGGACCGCGCGCGCACCGGCAAGTGGGAGTCGCCGTTCGACTACCCCGAGCAGGCGCTGCTGTTCGTGCCGCGCGGCATGCCCGAGCCCCAGTCCCCGCAATTCCTGGACCGCTTCGTCCAGACCTTGATGCCGCTGCTGGAAGCCAGCCCCGGCGGCACGCTGGTCCTCTGTACCACGCTGCGCGCGGTGGACAAGGTGGCGAACCTGCTTGCCGACGCCTTCGACGACGCGGGGCACGACTGGCCGCTGCTCAAGCAGGGCGAGGGCACCCGCCGCGATCTGCTGGACCGCTTCTGCAAGCTCACGCATCCGGTGCTGGTGGGCAGCGCAAGCTTCTGGGAAGGCATCGATCTGCCGGGCGACGTGCTGACGCTGGTGGCGATCGACAAGCTGCCTTTCGCGCCGCCCGACGATCCGGTCATCGAGGCGCGCCTGCGCGCCTGCCGCGCGCAGGGCGGCAATCCGTTCGCGGAATACCAGCTTCCCGAAGCCGCCATCTCGCTCAAGCAGGGCGCGGGCCGGCTGATCCGCACGGAATCCGATTGGGGCGTGCTGATGGTGGGCGACGCGCGGCTCGTCGAAAAACCCTACGGCAAGCGCCTGTGGCGCGGTCTGCCGCCGTTTGCGCGCACCCGCGAACTGGAAGAGGTGCTGGCGTTCTACCGGCGCAAGCGCGGTTCCGACGACGCATGA
- the tex gene encoding RNA-binding transcriptional accessory protein Tex, with product MSETSTITNVAAGVDNARIVAQLATELGARASQIAAAVELLDDGATVPFIARYRKEATGGLDDTVLRNLEVRLGYLRELEERRGAILESISQQGKLTPELQQEIADADTKQRLEDLYAPYKPKRRTRAQIAREAGLEPLADAILADPACDPAALAAQYLNPEAAINDAKAALDGARDILAERYAENADLLADMREHLWSTGLLYSKMIEGKETEGANFRDWFDFNEPLRTLPSHRILALLRGRQQGVLELRLGLEADLEAQTPHPCVARIANFLKLGNGLFALDAPPRARWLGEVCRWTWRVKLLTAFESELIGRLRESGEAEAIRVFAANLKDLLLAAPAGPKAVLGLDPGIRTGCKVAVIDKTGKVVDTTTVYPFEPRRDRDGTINTLAALVARHKVDLIAIGNGTASRESEKLVGDMMERFPDLKVTRVVVSEAGASVYSASETAAQEFPDLDVTLRGAVSIARRLQDPLAELVKIDPKAIGVGQYQHDVNQRELARSLDAVVEDCVNAVGVDVNTASAALLARVSGLNSLLAKNIVAFRDENGAFPTREILRKVPRFGDKAFEQAAGFLRIPNGDNPLDASAVHPEAYPVVERIVAKIKADVQQIIGQREALKGVSPSDFTDERFGLPTVKDIFAELEKPGRDPRPEFKTAQFKEGVETLNDLYPGMVLEGVVTNVANFGAFVDIGVHQDGLVHISALAEKFVKDPRDVVRVGQTVSVKVLEVDAARKRVALTMRLNDTAAPARRSGDAPKGGDRPRRQGDGGRGAGAAAGSMNSAMADAFAKLKR from the coding sequence ATGTCTGAAACTTCCACTATCACGAACGTCGCCGCCGGCGTCGACAACGCCCGCATCGTCGCACAGCTCGCCACCGAGCTGGGCGCGCGCGCCTCCCAGATCGCTGCGGCGGTGGAACTGCTGGATGACGGTGCAACCGTGCCCTTCATCGCCCGCTATCGCAAGGAAGCGACCGGCGGCCTGGACGACACCGTGCTGCGCAACCTGGAAGTCCGCCTGGGTTACCTGCGCGAACTCGAAGAGCGCCGCGGCGCCATCCTGGAGTCCATTTCCCAGCAAGGCAAGCTGACGCCCGAGCTGCAGCAGGAAATCGCCGACGCCGACACCAAGCAGCGCCTGGAAGACCTGTACGCGCCGTACAAGCCCAAGCGCCGCACGCGCGCCCAGATCGCCCGCGAGGCCGGCCTCGAGCCCCTGGCCGACGCCATCCTGGCCGATCCCGCCTGCGATCCCGCCGCGCTGGCCGCGCAATACCTGAATCCCGAAGCCGCCATCAACGACGCCAAGGCGGCGCTGGACGGCGCGCGCGACATCCTGGCCGAACGCTACGCGGAAAACGCCGACCTGCTCGCCGACATGCGCGAGCACCTGTGGTCCACGGGCCTGCTCTACTCCAAGATGATCGAGGGCAAGGAAACCGAAGGCGCCAACTTCCGCGACTGGTTCGACTTCAACGAGCCGCTGCGCACCCTGCCCTCGCACCGCATCCTGGCGCTGCTGCGCGGCCGCCAGCAAGGCGTGCTGGAACTGCGCCTGGGCCTGGAAGCCGACCTCGAGGCCCAGACCCCGCACCCGTGCGTCGCCCGCATCGCCAATTTCCTGAAGCTGGGCAACGGCCTGTTCGCCCTGGACGCACCGCCGCGCGCGCGCTGGCTGGGCGAGGTCTGCCGCTGGACCTGGCGCGTGAAGCTGCTGACGGCATTCGAAAGCGAACTGATCGGCCGCCTGCGCGAAAGCGGCGAAGCCGAGGCGATCCGCGTGTTCGCGGCCAACCTGAAAGACCTGCTGCTGGCCGCGCCCGCCGGCCCCAAGGCCGTGCTGGGGCTGGACCCCGGCATCCGCACGGGCTGCAAGGTCGCGGTCATCGACAAGACCGGCAAGGTCGTCGACACCACCACCGTCTACCCGTTCGAACCCCGCCGCGACCGCGACGGCACGATCAACACGCTGGCCGCGCTGGTCGCGCGCCACAAGGTGGACCTGATCGCCATCGGCAACGGCACGGCCTCGCGCGAAAGCGAAAAGCTCGTGGGCGACATGATGGAACGCTTCCCCGACCTCAAGGTCACCCGCGTGGTGGTGTCCGAAGCGGGCGCCTCGGTGTATTCGGCATCGGAAACCGCCGCCCAGGAATTCCCCGACCTAGACGTGACCCTGCGCGGCGCCGTGTCCATCGCCCGCCGCCTGCAGGACCCGCTGGCCGAACTGGTCAAGATCGACCCCAAGGCCATCGGCGTGGGCCAGTACCAGCATGACGTCAACCAGCGCGAACTGGCGCGCTCGCTGGACGCCGTGGTCGAAGACTGCGTGAACGCCGTGGGCGTCGACGTGAACACGGCGTCGGCGGCGCTGCTGGCGCGGGTGTCGGGCCTGAACTCGCTGCTGGCCAAGAACATCGTGGCCTTCCGCGACGAAAACGGCGCCTTCCCCACGCGCGAGATCCTGCGCAAGGTGCCGCGCTTTGGCGACAAGGCGTTTGAGCAGGCCGCCGGCTTCCTGCGCATTCCCAACGGCGACAACCCGCTGGACGCATCGGCCGTGCACCCCGAGGCCTATCCCGTCGTCGAGCGCATCGTCGCCAAGATCAAGGCCGACGTGCAGCAGATCATCGGCCAGCGCGAAGCGCTCAAGGGCGTGTCGCCGTCGGACTTCACCGACGAACGCTTCGGCCTTCCCACGGTGAAGGATATCTTCGCCGAACTCGAAAAGCCCGGCCGCGATCCGCGTCCGGAATTCAAGACGGCGCAGTTCAAGGAAGGCGTGGAAACGCTGAACGACCTGTACCCGGGCATGGTGCTGGAAGGCGTGGTGACCAACGTGGCCAACTTCGGCGCCTTCGTCGACATCGGCGTGCACCAGGACGGCCTGGTTCACATCTCGGCGCTGGCCGAGAAGTTCGTGAAGGATCCGCGCGACGTGGTACGCGTGGGCCAGACCGTCAGCGTCAAAGTGCTGGAAGTGGACGCGGCGCGCAAGCGCGTGGCCCTCACCATGCGCCTGAACGACACCGCCGCGCCGGCCCGCCGCAGCGGCGACGCCCCCAAGGGCGGCGACCGTCCGCGCCGCCAGGGCGACGGCGGCCGCGGGGCGGGGGCAGCCGCGGGGTCGATGAACAGCGCCATGGCTGACGCGTTCGCCAAGCTCAAGCGCTGA
- a CDS encoding DUF3325 domain-containing protein, producing the protein MTLAAFCLAYAGFSALCLGMDRHYEDLFDRVLPRRHRVPLRLFGWGALALSLWASAAVWGWSYGTVEWIGILSIAGLLLIWFLTFRPRAALTAGGLCALAAPVLAVW; encoded by the coding sequence ATGACGCTGGCCGCCTTCTGCCTGGCCTACGCGGGGTTTTCCGCGCTGTGCCTGGGCATGGACCGTCACTACGAAGACCTGTTCGACCGGGTCCTGCCGCGCCGCCATCGGGTGCCGTTGCGGCTGTTCGGCTGGGGCGCGCTTGCGCTGTCCTTGTGGGCGTCGGCGGCGGTCTGGGGGTGGAGCTACGGGACGGTCGAATGGATCGGCATTCTCAGCATCGCGGGCCTGCTGCTGATCTGGTTCCTGACGTTCCGGCCGCGCGCGGCCCTGACCGCCGGCGGCCTGTGCGCGCTGGCCGCGCCGGTGCTGGCGGTGTGGTAG
- a CDS encoding tryptophan--tRNA ligase, protein MNTRVLTGITTTGTPHLGNYAGAIRPAVQASTQPGVDAFFFLADYHALIKCDDPARVARSRLEIAATWLAVGLDHERVTFYRQSDIPEIPELSWLLTCVTAKGLMNRAHAYKASVDQNVAKNVDPDDGITMGLFSYPILMAADIVMFNANKVPVGRDQIQHLEMARDIAQRFNHLYGRDYFTLPEVVIEEDVATLPGLDGRKMSKSYNNTIPLFEGGAKALRASVMRIVTDSREPGEPKDAESSHLYTLYRAFATPAQSAAFRKQLEEGMGWGDAKQALYEHLETLLAPMREKYVDLIANPGRIEDILQAGAAKARKLAVPFMQELREAVGLRNLGAGAVAGKGAPGKKEKSKGARFVSFRDEDGGFRFRLLAADGEELLLSQRFADPKQAGAVMRRLQSEPADSVLQADAQGVGAVVDGVTVATAPAGAQGEPATLLARTRDALLSLSQE, encoded by the coding sequence ATGAATACCCGCGTCCTTACCGGCATCACCACCACTGGCACTCCCCATCTCGGCAACTACGCAGGCGCGATCCGCCCGGCGGTCCAGGCCAGTACGCAACCCGGCGTGGACGCATTTTTCTTCCTGGCGGACTACCACGCGCTGATCAAATGCGACGACCCGGCGCGGGTCGCCCGCTCGCGCCTGGAGATCGCCGCCACCTGGCTGGCGGTGGGCCTGGACCACGAGCGCGTGACGTTCTACCGCCAATCGGACATTCCCGAGATCCCCGAACTGAGCTGGCTGCTGACCTGCGTGACGGCCAAGGGCCTGATGAACCGCGCGCACGCGTACAAGGCCTCGGTGGACCAGAACGTGGCCAAGAACGTCGATCCGGATGACGGCATCACCATGGGTCTGTTCTCGTACCCCATCCTGATGGCCGCCGACATCGTCATGTTCAACGCGAACAAGGTGCCGGTGGGCCGCGACCAGATCCAGCACCTGGAAATGGCCCGCGACATCGCCCAGCGCTTCAACCACCTGTACGGGCGCGATTACTTCACGCTGCCCGAAGTGGTCATCGAGGAAGACGTGGCGACGCTGCCGGGCCTGGACGGCCGCAAGATGTCCAAGAGCTACAACAACACGATTCCCCTGTTCGAAGGCGGCGCCAAGGCCTTGCGCGCTTCCGTGATGCGCATCGTGACCGACTCGCGCGAACCCGGCGAGCCCAAGGACGCCGAGTCCTCGCATCTGTACACGCTGTATCGCGCGTTCGCCACGCCCGCGCAGTCGGCGGCGTTTCGCAAGCAGCTCGAAGAGGGCATGGGCTGGGGCGACGCCAAGCAGGCGCTGTATGAACACTTGGAAACCCTGCTGGCGCCCATGCGGGAAAAGTACGTCGACCTGATCGCCAATCCCGGCCGCATCGAAGACATCCTGCAGGCCGGCGCGGCCAAGGCGCGCAAGCTGGCCGTGCCGTTCATGCAGGAACTGCGCGAAGCCGTGGGCCTGCGCAATCTGGGCGCGGGGGCGGTGGCGGGCAAGGGCGCCCCGGGCAAGAAAGAAAAGTCCAAAGGCGCGCGCTTCGTCAGCTTCCGCGACGAGGATGGCGGCTTCCGCTTCCGCCTGCTGGCCGCCGACGGCGAGGAATTGCTGCTGTCGCAACGCTTTGCCGATCCCAAACAAGCCGGCGCCGTGATGCGCCGTCTGCAGTCCGAGCCCGCCGACAGCGTGTTGCAGGCCGATGCGCAAGGCGTCGGCGCGGTGGTCGATGGCGTGACCGTGGCCACGGCGCCTGCTGGCGCCCAGGGCGAGCCCGCCACGCTGCTGGCGCGTACGCGCGACGCGCTGCTGTCTCTGTCGCAGGAATAG